A section of the Pseudomonas tritici genome encodes:
- a CDS encoding YbaN family protein, with protein MTRKPQSTSKIAQILFGLLAYVSLGIGLVAIVIPGLPTTEFILLAAWAATKSSPRLSAWLENHRLFGPILSNWRNGKIIARRAKVSATVSMLLCAILMLVMLDHGWPIYLAIAGMSLGNLWIWSRPERLAHPTERCL; from the coding sequence ATGACCCGCAAACCCCAATCCACCTCGAAAATCGCGCAGATCCTCTTCGGCCTGCTGGCCTACGTCAGCCTGGGCATCGGATTAGTGGCGATTGTCATCCCGGGTTTGCCCACCACCGAATTCATCCTCTTAGCCGCCTGGGCCGCCACCAAAAGTTCGCCGCGCCTCAGCGCCTGGCTGGAAAACCACCGGCTGTTCGGGCCGATCCTGTCCAACTGGCGCAACGGCAAGATCATCGCGCGGCGGGCCAAGGTGAGCGCCACCGTGAGCATGCTGCTCTGCGCGATCCTGATGCTGGTGATGCTCGACCACGGCTGGCCGATCTACCTGGCGATTGCCGGCATGAGCCTGGGCAACCTGTGGATCTGGTCACGCCCGGAACGGCTTGCACACCCCACAGAACGCTGCCTGTAG
- a CDS encoding di-heme oxidoreductase family protein, with protein sequence MFRPFFRLSAALLALSLTACDDAPRFTKAEPGESRAGGAATVNKRDQNAFSLPSANLSATRRLDFSVGNSFFRSPWVIAPSTTTARDGLGPLFNTNACQNCHIKDGRGHPPLPDAPNAVSMLVRLSIENSPAYAKLIEQIGVVPEPVYGGQLQDMAVPGVVPEGKVRVDYTPVNVTFKDGTVVELRKPDLQITQLGYGPMHPDTRFSARIAPPMIGLGLLEAISDADILRNTDPKTADKEAIVGRANWVWDDAQQKTVLGRFGWKAGQPNLNQQNVHAFSGDMGLTTSLRPFDDCTDAQVACKQAPNGNGPDGEPEVSDNILRLVLFYTRNLAVPVRRDVNSPQVLAGKNLFYQAGCQGCHTPAFTTAASASEPELASQVIRPYSDLLLHDMGDGLADNRSEFKAGGRDWRTPPLWGIGLTQTVSDHTQFLHDGRARNLLEAVLWHGGEAQAAQQHVLSFNAEQRAALLAFLNSL encoded by the coding sequence ATGTTCCGTCCGTTTTTTCGCCTGTCCGCAGCACTGCTGGCCTTGAGCCTGACGGCCTGCGATGACGCGCCCAGGTTCACCAAGGCCGAGCCCGGTGAATCACGGGCGGGCGGCGCAGCGACGGTGAACAAGCGCGACCAGAACGCGTTTTCCCTGCCTTCGGCCAACTTGTCGGCCACGCGGCGCCTGGATTTCAGTGTGGGCAACAGCTTCTTTCGCAGCCCTTGGGTGATCGCGCCGTCCACCACCACGGCGCGTGATGGCCTGGGCCCGTTGTTCAATACGAATGCCTGCCAGAACTGCCATATAAAAGACGGCCGTGGGCATCCACCGTTGCCCGACGCACCGAATGCGGTGTCGATGCTGGTGCGCCTGTCCATTGAGAATAGCCCTGCGTATGCCAAGCTGATCGAACAGATCGGCGTAGTCCCTGAACCGGTCTACGGCGGGCAACTGCAAGACATGGCCGTGCCCGGCGTTGTGCCCGAAGGCAAGGTGCGGGTCGACTACACGCCGGTCAACGTTACCTTCAAGGACGGCACGGTAGTTGAACTACGCAAGCCGGACCTGCAAATCACCCAGCTTGGCTACGGCCCGATGCATCCGGATACACGCTTCTCCGCGCGCATCGCCCCGCCGATGATCGGCCTGGGCCTGCTGGAAGCCATCAGCGACGCCGATATCCTGCGCAACACCGACCCGAAGACCGCCGACAAAGAAGCCATCGTCGGCCGCGCCAATTGGGTCTGGGACGACGCCCAGCAAAAAACCGTGCTTGGGCGTTTCGGCTGGAAAGCCGGGCAACCCAACCTCAATCAACAAAATGTTCACGCGTTTTCTGGTGATATGGGCCTCACCACGTCCCTGAGACCGTTCGATGACTGCACCGATGCTCAAGTCGCCTGCAAGCAGGCGCCCAATGGCAATGGCCCCGACGGCGAGCCTGAAGTCAGCGACAACATTCTGCGCCTGGTGCTGTTCTACACGCGCAACCTGGCGGTGCCAGTGCGCCGCGACGTCAACTCGCCGCAAGTGCTGGCCGGTAAAAACCTGTTCTATCAAGCGGGCTGCCAGGGTTGCCACACACCCGCGTTCACCACGGCCGCCTCTGCCTCCGAACCTGAACTGGCCAGCCAAGTGATTCGCCCCTACAGCGACCTGCTGTTGCACGATATGGGCGACGGATTGGCCGACAACCGTAGCGAATTCAAGGCCGGTGGCCGCGACTGGCGCACGCCGCCGTTGTGGGGCATTGGCCTGACGCAAACCGTGAGTGATCACACCCAGTTCTTACATGACGGCCGCGCGCGCAACCTGCTCGAAGCCGTGCTGTGGCACGGCGGCGAAGCACAAGCGGCGCAGCAGCATGTGTTGTCTTTCAATGCCGAGCAGCGCGCTGCGTTGCTGGCGTTCCTGAATTCTTTATAA
- a CDS encoding methyl-accepting chemotaxis protein: MQVQFREIDQVATASNEMSATAHDVANSASNAASAARGADQSAREGMQIIEKSTRDITTLAEEVSKAVTEVEALAVNSEQIGSVLEVIRSIAEQTNLLALNAAIEAARAGESGRGFAVVADEVRNLAKRTQDSVEEIRLVIERIQSGTRGVVATMHSSQSQAQSNAGQIHQAVQALGKISDAVTVISDMNLQIASAAEQQSAVAEEVNRNVSAIRTVTETLTGQATESAAISSQLNALASQQMKLMDQFRV, from the coding sequence ATGCAGGTGCAGTTCCGCGAAATCGACCAGGTGGCCACGGCGTCCAATGAAATGAGCGCCACCGCCCATGACGTCGCTAACAGCGCGTCCAATGCCGCCAGCGCGGCACGCGGCGCCGACCAGTCGGCACGTGAAGGCATGCAGATCATTGAAAAGAGCACACGGGACATCACCACCCTGGCCGAGGAAGTCAGCAAGGCGGTGACGGAAGTCGAAGCCCTGGCGGTCAATAGCGAGCAGATCGGCTCGGTACTCGAAGTGATCCGCAGCATCGCCGAGCAGACCAACCTGCTGGCACTCAACGCTGCCATCGAAGCCGCGCGCGCCGGGGAAAGCGGTCGTGGGTTTGCGGTGGTGGCCGACGAAGTACGCAACCTGGCCAAGCGCACCCAGGATTCCGTGGAGGAAATCCGCCTGGTGATCGAACGCATCCAGAGCGGCACCCGTGGCGTAGTGGCGACCATGCATTCGAGCCAAAGCCAGGCCCAGAGCAATGCCGGGCAGATCCATCAAGCGGTGCAGGCCCTGGGCAAGATCAGCGATGCCGTCACGGTGATCAGCGACATGAACCTGCAGATCGCCAGCGCCGCCGAGCAACAAAGCGCCGTGGCCGAAGAGGTCAACCGCAACGTCTCGGCAATTCGTACCGTGACCGAAACCCTCACCGGGCAAGCCACCGAGTCGGCGGCGATCAGCAGCCAACTGAATGCATTGGCCAGCCAGCAGATGAAGTTGATGGATCAGTTCCGGGTGTAA
- a CDS encoding TonB-dependent receptor — MSSCFNRRSSSPVLSLLTAAILLAAAPVMTAAAAEPAPRSHGNYTFSIEQQPLVSALNAFTAVTGWQVGLPAELGQGVSSPGARGPLSPEKALDRLLVGTNLSYRKLGNNNIVLEKRAAGSTLNLQQVTISATRNEQDVNSVPSSVSVHEREELDRQNVKTIRELVRYEPNVSVGGAGGRASNSGYNIRGIDGDRILTQVDGVEVPDNFFNGPYAKTRRNYVDPEIVKRVEILRGPASALYGSSAIGGAVSYFTLDPDDIIKPGQDFGARLKTGYSSADESWLTSGTVAGRVQDFDGLLHLSQRNGHEMESYDGNNAAGLARTGANPEDARTTNVLAKLGWNYGDDNRLGLTYEKFKDDRDVNLKNAVGGPFTGGRGFNFYRARSGNDTITRERFGIENRFALESPIADHIKTSLNYQIAKTDQTTAEIYQPSRRVLRTRETLYEEKQWVFDAQLDKAFSLGETDHQLTYGTTLKQQKVTGSREGAATCLAVGSGCTAIGAPSPIASDSVKKASDFPDPTINTYSLFAQDQITWDKWTFLPAVRYDYTQLKPKLTEEFLNTVDPTRIYAHSDKEKTWHRVTPKFGLTYALTDHYTWFGQYAEGFRTPSAKALYGRFENLQQGYTVEPNPDLKPESSKGVETGIRGNFDSGSFDIAVFYNKYRNFIDEDASVAGSTSQQFEANNIKHATIKGIEAKGRLNLDAFGAPQGLYTQGSVGYTYGRNDDNGEALNSVNPLKGVFGLGYDQDNYGGVLSWTLVKKQNRVDSTTFHAPDGSTTGPFKTPGFGIVDLTAFYKVTHDVTLNGGLYNLTDKKYWNWDDVRSYDGVGEAGVTSPANLDRLTQPGRNFAINVVWDI; from the coding sequence ATGTCCTCTTGTTTCAACCGCCGGTCCTCCTCGCCCGTCCTGTCCTTGCTGACGGCGGCCATCCTGCTGGCAGCTGCGCCAGTGATGACGGCCGCTGCTGCCGAACCTGCGCCGCGCAGCCATGGCAATTACACCTTCAGCATCGAGCAGCAGCCGCTGGTCTCGGCACTCAACGCCTTTACCGCCGTCACCGGCTGGCAAGTCGGCCTGCCGGCGGAACTCGGCCAGGGCGTATCGTCCCCTGGCGCACGCGGCCCGTTGTCGCCGGAAAAAGCCCTGGATCGGCTGTTGGTGGGGACCAACCTGAGCTACCGCAAACTGGGCAACAACAACATCGTCCTGGAAAAGCGCGCAGCGGGAAGCACCCTCAACCTGCAGCAGGTGACTATCAGCGCCACCCGTAACGAGCAGGATGTAAACAGCGTGCCGAGCAGCGTCAGCGTGCATGAACGTGAGGAGCTGGACCGCCAGAACGTGAAAACCATTCGCGAGCTGGTGCGTTACGAGCCCAACGTCTCAGTAGGCGGCGCCGGCGGCCGTGCGAGCAACTCGGGCTACAACATTCGTGGCATTGACGGCGACCGCATCCTCACCCAGGTGGATGGCGTGGAAGTGCCGGACAATTTCTTCAACGGCCCTTACGCCAAGACCCGCCGCAATTACGTGGACCCGGAAATCGTCAAGCGCGTGGAAATCCTGCGCGGCCCGGCCTCGGCCCTGTATGGCAGCAGCGCCATTGGTGGCGCCGTCAGCTATTTCACCCTCGACCCGGATGACATCATCAAGCCCGGCCAGGACTTCGGCGCCCGCCTGAAGACCGGCTACAGCTCCGCCGACGAGAGCTGGTTGACCTCTGGCACCGTCGCCGGGCGCGTGCAGGACTTCGACGGCTTGCTGCACTTGAGCCAGCGTAATGGTCACGAAATGGAATCCTACGACGGCAACAACGCCGCGGGCCTGGCGCGTACCGGCGCCAACCCCGAAGATGCGCGCACCACCAACGTGCTGGCCAAGCTGGGTTGGAATTATGGCGATGACAACCGACTGGGCCTGACTTACGAGAAGTTCAAGGACGATCGCGACGTCAACCTCAAGAATGCCGTGGGCGGCCCATTCACAGGCGGGCGCGGCTTCAACTTCTACCGGGCGCGGTCGGGCAACGACACCATCACCCGCGAACGTTTCGGTATCGAAAACCGCTTCGCCCTCGAATCGCCGATTGCCGATCACATCAAGACTAGCCTCAACTACCAGATCGCCAAGACCGACCAGACCACTGCCGAGATCTACCAGCCATCACGGCGTGTCTTGCGCACCCGCGAAACCCTTTATGAAGAAAAACAGTGGGTGTTCGACGCACAGTTGGACAAGGCCTTCAGCCTGGGTGAAACCGATCACCAACTGACCTATGGCACCACCCTCAAACAACAGAAGGTTACCGGCTCCCGCGAAGGCGCGGCGACCTGCCTGGCGGTCGGCAGCGGTTGCACGGCCATCGGCGCGCCCAGCCCGATTGCCAGCGACAGCGTGAAAAAAGCCAGCGACTTCCCGGACCCGACTATCAACACTTACTCGCTGTTCGCGCAGGACCAGATCACCTGGGACAAGTGGACCTTCCTGCCCGCGGTGCGCTATGACTACACCCAACTCAAGCCCAAGTTGACTGAAGAGTTCCTCAACACCGTCGACCCGACGCGGATCTACGCCCACAGTGACAAGGAAAAAACCTGGCACCGTGTGACGCCCAAATTCGGCCTGACCTACGCGCTGACCGATCACTACACCTGGTTTGGTCAATACGCTGAAGGTTTCCGCACACCGTCAGCCAAAGCCTTGTACGGCCGCTTCGAAAACCTGCAGCAGGGCTACACCGTCGAGCCCAACCCGGACCTCAAGCCGGAAAGCAGCAAAGGCGTGGAAACCGGGATTCGTGGCAACTTCGATTCCGGTTCGTTTGATATCGCCGTGTTCTACAACAAATACCGCAATTTCATCGACGAGGACGCCTCCGTCGCCGGCAGTACCTCACAGCAATTCGAAGCCAACAACATCAAGCACGCTACCATCAAGGGGATCGAAGCCAAAGGGCGCCTGAACCTTGACGCGTTTGGCGCACCGCAAGGCCTGTACACCCAGGGTTCGGTTGGCTACACCTATGGCCGCAACGACGATAATGGCGAGGCGCTCAACAGCGTCAACCCGCTCAAGGGCGTATTCGGCCTGGGCTACGACCAGGACAACTACGGTGGCGTGCTGAGCTGGACCCTGGTGAAAAAACAGAATCGCGTCGACAGCACCACCTTCCATGCGCCTGACGGCAGCACCACTGGCCCCTTCAAGACCCCAGGCTTCGGCATTGTCGACCTGACCGCCTTCTATAAGGTCACCCACGACGTGACCCTCAACGGTGGTCTCTACAACCTGACCGACAAGAAGTACTGGAACTGGGATGACGTGCGCAGCTACGACGGCGTCGGCGAGGCCGGTGTGACCTCGCCCGCCAACCTCGACCGCCTGACCCAGCCGGGTCGCAACTTTGCGATCAACGTGGTCTGGGACATCTAA
- a CDS encoding NAD(P)H nitroreductase, protein MQALDALLNRVSVPRLLEPAPTQEQRDVLFAAAMRAPDHGQLRPWRFLTVEGAAREQMGTLLAEAARLQDAEAPQAAIDKAQNGPLRAPLVLVVIARLQEHSKVPKSEQLLAAACAAHGILLAAYAQGIGAVWRTGELSYSAHVAQGLGLAAGEEVIGFLYLGTPQNPPRTAPKEDVAAFVQAWPGR, encoded by the coding sequence ATGCAGGCTCTCGACGCTTTGCTCAACCGTGTTTCCGTGCCGCGTTTGCTGGAACCGGCACCGACCCAGGAGCAGCGCGACGTGCTGTTCGCCGCGGCCATGCGGGCGCCCGACCACGGGCAGTTGCGCCCTTGGCGTTTCCTGACGGTGGAAGGCGCCGCCCGCGAGCAAATGGGCACGTTGCTGGCTGAGGCGGCGCGCCTGCAAGACGCTGAAGCGCCGCAAGCCGCCATCGACAAAGCCCAGAATGGCCCGCTGCGTGCGCCGTTGGTGTTGGTGGTGATTGCCCGCTTGCAGGAACATTCCAAGGTGCCGAAGTCCGAGCAACTGCTGGCTGCAGCCTGCGCTGCCCATGGGATCCTGTTGGCGGCCTACGCCCAGGGCATTGGTGCGGTGTGGCGCACTGGCGAATTGTCTTACTCGGCGCACGTTGCTCAAGGCTTGGGGCTGGCGGCGGGTGAGGAAGTGATTGGTTTCCTCTACCTAGGCACGCCGCAGAACCCGCCGCGTACGGCGCCGAAGGAAGATGTGGCGGCGTTTGTTCAGGCCTGGCCGGGTCGTTAA
- a CDS encoding imelysin family protein has translation MFRPKLLFTSLAALALGACSPQDPQAVTSAAIAKQVILPTYSRWVEADRQLAVSALAYCQGKESLDTARADFLHAQKAWAELQPLLIGPLAEGNRAWQVQFWPDKKNLVGRQVEQLVASQPQIDGAALAKSSVVVQGLSAYEYILYDAKTDIADDAQKARYCPLLVAIGDRQKALAEEILASWNSTDGMLAQMTKFPNQRYADSHEAIADLLRVQVTALDTLKKKLGTPMGRQTKGIPQPFQADAWRSQSSLQSLETSLAAAQTVWVGVDNKGLRGLLPAEQKPLADKIDAAYAASLKLFDSNQRTLNELLADDAGRQQLNDIYDSLNVVHRLHEGELAKALGIQLGFNANDGD, from the coding sequence ATGTTCCGTCCCAAGTTGTTGTTCACCAGCCTGGCCGCTCTCGCCCTCGGCGCTTGCTCACCGCAAGACCCGCAAGCAGTGACCTCGGCGGCTATCGCCAAGCAAGTGATTTTGCCGACCTACAGCCGTTGGGTTGAAGCCGACCGCCAACTGGCCGTCAGCGCCCTGGCTTACTGCCAAGGCAAGGAAAGCCTGGACACCGCGCGCGCCGACTTCCTGCATGCGCAAAAGGCCTGGGCCGAGTTGCAACCGCTGCTGATCGGCCCGCTGGCCGAGGGCAACCGTGCGTGGCAGGTGCAGTTCTGGCCGGACAAGAAGAACCTGGTCGGCCGCCAAGTCGAACAACTGGTCGCCAGCCAGCCACAGATCGACGGCGCGGCCCTGGCCAAGTCCAGCGTGGTCGTGCAAGGCCTGTCGGCCTACGAATACATCCTCTACGACGCCAAGACCGACATCGCCGACGACGCCCAAAAAGCCCGTTACTGCCCGCTGCTGGTGGCTATCGGCGACCGTCAGAAGGCCCTGGCCGAAGAAATCCTGGCCAGCTGGAACAGCACCGACGGCATGCTTGCGCAGATGACCAAGTTTCCTAACCAGCGCTACGCCGATTCCCACGAAGCCATCGCTGATCTGCTGCGCGTCCAGGTGACTGCGCTGGACACCCTGAAGAAAAAACTCGGTACGCCGATGGGCCGCCAGACCAAGGGTATCCCGCAGCCATTCCAGGCCGATGCGTGGCGCAGCCAGTCGTCCCTGCAAAGCCTCGAGACCAGCCTCGCGGCGGCCCAGACTGTGTGGGTCGGCGTCGACAACAAAGGCCTGCGCGGCCTGTTGCCTGCCGAGCAGAAGCCGTTGGCCGACAAGATCGATGCCGCCTATGCCGCCTCGCTGAAGCTGTTCGACAGCAACCAGCGTACCCTCAACGAACTGCTGGCCGACGACGCCGGGCGCCAGCAGCTCAACGACATTTATGACAGCCTCAACGTTGTCCACCGCCTGCACGAAGGCGAACTGGCCAAGGCGCTGGGCATCCAACTGGGCTTCAATGCCAACGACGGTGACTGA
- a CDS encoding biliverdin-producing heme oxygenase, which produces MTASPTAERPSLRSQRLNQITNEPHTKLDALVKAHAPFETQANFARFVVAQYLFQSELVALYNDAELIKIVPDLAERCRADAAKLDLADLDTEVPAPVAGAVKNPSKAEALGWLFVSEGSKLGAAFLIKRAVGLGLSETFGARHLSEPAGGRAEGWKRFTRTLDALAFSAEEEAAVEKGAVDAFVRFTVLLEQAYASAPELA; this is translated from the coding sequence ATGACCGCTTCTCCTACCGCAGAACGTCCAAGCCTGCGCTCCCAGCGCCTGAACCAGATCACGAACGAGCCGCACACCAAGCTCGACGCATTGGTCAAAGCCCACGCGCCGTTCGAGACACAGGCCAACTTCGCGCGTTTCGTGGTGGCGCAGTATCTGTTCCAGTCGGAACTGGTGGCCCTCTACAACGATGCCGAACTGATCAAGATCGTGCCGGACCTGGCGGAGCGCTGCCGTGCGGACGCCGCCAAGCTGGACCTGGCCGACCTGGACACCGAAGTGCCTGCGCCGGTGGCGGGCGCCGTGAAGAACCCGAGCAAGGCCGAAGCCCTCGGCTGGCTGTTCGTTTCCGAGGGCTCAAAGCTCGGCGCTGCGTTCCTGATCAAGCGCGCCGTGGGCCTGGGCCTGAGCGAAACCTTCGGTGCCCGTCACCTAAGTGAACCGGCCGGCGGTCGTGCCGAAGGCTGGAAGCGCTTCACCCGCACCCTCGACGCCTTGGCGTTCAGCGCCGAAGAGGAAGCCGCAGTGGAAAAAGGCGCGGTCGACGCGTTTGTACGCTTCACCGTCTTGTTGGAACAGGCGTACGCTAGCGCCCCTGAACTGGCGTAA